In Vibrio lentus, a single genomic region encodes these proteins:
- a CDS encoding DUF1853 family protein, which translates to MTALQRFYQWVIDSPPLLEIKPPVSDLRAFSSPHTIDLSHTYNGNPRLGFLYQHLCEQVIGASDNYAIKYDEIQINVEGRTLGAIDFILEEESSQKLQHWEVAIKFYLLHEQTWFGPNSHDQLDKKLDRMLSHQLGMSSSTAFVEQYPEIDVDSKHLLMQGRLYTNPFLDQKVPTECLGYDINSSQVNGFWCYQNQAHLITEVLYPLTKEQWAAGTDDFTCEPITEFGDRFVHGQTKSGQFWFVMPQSWPHG; encoded by the coding sequence ATGACAGCACTGCAACGTTTTTACCAATGGGTTATCGACTCTCCACCGTTACTGGAAATCAAACCACCCGTTTCTGATCTCAGAGCCTTCTCAAGCCCTCATACCATAGATTTATCACATACATACAATGGTAATCCTAGGTTAGGTTTCCTCTACCAGCACCTGTGTGAGCAAGTCATCGGTGCTTCGGATAATTATGCAATCAAGTACGATGAGATTCAGATTAATGTTGAAGGTAGAACACTAGGTGCTATCGACTTTATTCTCGAAGAAGAGAGCAGCCAAAAGCTGCAACATTGGGAAGTGGCGATTAAGTTTTACCTACTCCATGAACAGACATGGTTTGGTCCTAACTCTCACGACCAATTAGATAAGAAGCTCGATCGTATGTTGAGCCACCAGCTGGGTATGTCGTCTTCAACGGCCTTTGTTGAGCAATATCCAGAGATTGATGTCGACTCAAAACATCTCCTCATGCAGGGGCGTCTATATACCAACCCCTTCTTAGATCAAAAAGTACCTACTGAATGTTTGGGCTACGACATTAATTCAAGCCAAGTAAACGGTTTTTGGTGCTATCAAAACCAAGCTCATTTAATTACGGAAGTGCTCTACCCTCTCACCAAAGAGCAATGGGCAGCGGGCACTGATGATTTCACCTGCGAGCCTATCACCGAGTTTGGTGATCGCTTCGTTCATGGGCAAACCAAATCAGGGCAGTTTTGGTTTGTGATGCCACAAAGTTGGCCACACGGATAA
- the pgm gene encoding phosphoglucomutase (alpha-D-glucose-1,6-bisphosphate-dependent), whose amino-acid sequence MAMHPRAGQKAQQEDLHNIPALVANYFLQQPDATNPDHKVLFGTSGHRGTADKSTFNENHILAIAQAVAEVRAEQGTTGPLFLGKDTHALSEPAFSTVIEALVANGVEVIIQEKNGFTPTPGISHAILTHNLANDKKADGIVITPSHNPPQDGGIKYNPTHGGPAEAELTQAIEDRANVIIAEQMQGVKRTPIAQAKSSELVKEVDLVAPYVADLVNVVDMEAIQKANIKIGVDPLGGSGIDYWRQIGKAYNLDLTLVSEAVDPSFQFMSLDKDGVVRMDCSSPYAMAGLLALKDDYQLAFGNDPDYDRHGIVTPKGLMNPNHFLAVCIDYLYRNREGWGKDVAVGKTLVSSALIDRVVADLGRELCEVPVGFKWFVDGLYNGQFGFGGEESAGASFLRKDGTPWSTDKDGLILCLLAAEITAVTGKNPQEYYEELAAKHGESKYNRIQAVANGAQKDVLKKLSPEMVSAETLAGDAITARLTHAPGNGAAIGGLKVTTENGWFAARPSGTEDIYKIYCESFKGEEHLKAIEAEAQEIVNQVFAAAGL is encoded by the coding sequence ATGGCTATGCACCCTCGTGCCGGGCAGAAAGCTCAGCAGGAAGATCTTCATAATATTCCGGCTTTAGTGGCTAACTATTTCTTACAGCAGCCGGATGCGACTAACCCAGATCACAAAGTACTGTTCGGTACTTCAGGTCATCGCGGTACAGCAGACAAATCAACATTTAACGAAAACCACATTCTCGCGATCGCACAAGCTGTTGCTGAGGTTCGTGCTGAGCAAGGTACAACAGGTCCACTTTTCTTAGGTAAAGATACTCACGCTCTCTCTGAGCCTGCGTTTTCTACTGTTATCGAAGCGCTTGTAGCCAACGGCGTTGAAGTTATTATTCAAGAAAAAAATGGCTTTACTCCAACACCAGGCATCTCGCATGCGATTCTTACGCACAACCTAGCGAATGATAAAAAAGCGGACGGCATCGTTATCACGCCTTCGCATAACCCACCACAAGATGGCGGTATTAAATACAACCCGACTCACGGTGGTCCAGCTGAAGCTGAATTGACTCAAGCAATTGAAGACCGTGCGAACGTGATCATTGCTGAGCAAATGCAAGGCGTTAAGCGCACTCCTATCGCACAGGCTAAATCGTCAGAGTTAGTGAAAGAAGTGGATCTGGTTGCACCATACGTTGCTGACTTGGTTAATGTGGTTGATATGGAAGCGATCCAGAAAGCAAACATCAAAATTGGTGTTGATCCACTGGGGGGCAGCGGTATTGATTACTGGCGTCAAATTGGTAAAGCGTACAACCTAGACCTTACTCTTGTTAGTGAAGCGGTTGATCCTTCGTTCCAGTTTATGTCTCTAGACAAAGACGGTGTGGTTCGTATGGACTGCTCTTCTCCATACGCGATGGCAGGTTTACTGGCTCTTAAAGACGACTATCAACTAGCGTTTGGTAACGACCCTGACTACGATCGCCACGGTATTGTTACGCCAAAAGGCTTAATGAATCCAAACCACTTCCTAGCAGTGTGTATTGATTACCTATACCGCAACCGTGAAGGTTGGGGTAAAGACGTTGCTGTTGGTAAAACACTGGTATCAAGTGCATTGATTGACCGCGTTGTTGCTGACTTAGGTCGCGAGCTTTGCGAAGTGCCAGTTGGTTTCAAATGGTTCGTTGATGGCCTTTATAACGGTCAGTTTGGTTTCGGTGGTGAAGAGAGTGCGGGTGCATCTTTCTTACGTAAAGACGGTACGCCTTGGTCAACAGATAAAGATGGCCTGATTCTTTGCTTACTTGCGGCTGAAATCACAGCAGTAACGGGTAAGAACCCACAAGAATACTACGAAGAACTTGCCGCTAAACATGGTGAATCTAAGTACAACCGTATTCAAGCAGTAGCTAACGGTGCACAAAAAGACGTGCTTAAGAAGCTATCTCCAGAGATGGTCTCAGCTGAGACGCTTGCAGGTGATGCAATTACTGCACGCCTAACGCATGCTCCAGGTAATGGCGCTGCGATTGGCGGCCTAAAAGTGACAACTGAGAACGGTTGGTTTGCCGCTCGTCCATCAGGTACTGAAGACATCTACAAGATCTACTGTGAAAGCTTTAAAGGTGAAGAGCACCTAAAAGCAATCGAAGCAGAAGCTCAAGAGATTGTTAATCAAGTATTTGCAGCCGCTGGCCTATAA
- the seqA gene encoding replication initiation negative regulator SeqA — protein MKTIEVDEDLYRYIAGQTERIGESASDILRRLLQVDRPGMVPFKESVEPKGIVVSKEVGFTPEKFDGVKEMRSLLISDEFASLKKAIDRFMLVLSTLHKIDAESFSEATQVKGRKRVYFADNEATLLANGNTTKPKAIPQSPFWVITNNNTSRKRQMVEQLMSRMNFQAELIEKVTGSI, from the coding sequence ATGAAAACAATTGAGGTTGATGAAGACCTATACCGTTATATCGCGGGTCAGACAGAACGTATTGGCGAAAGCGCTTCAGATATTCTGCGCCGCTTGTTACAAGTAGATCGCCCAGGCATGGTTCCGTTCAAAGAGAGCGTTGAGCCAAAAGGTATCGTTGTTAGCAAAGAGGTAGGCTTTACTCCAGAGAAGTTCGATGGCGTTAAAGAAATGCGCTCACTACTAATATCAGATGAGTTTGCATCATTAAAGAAAGCCATTGATCGTTTCATGCTAGTGTTATCGACACTGCATAAAATTGACGCTGAAAGCTTTTCTGAAGCAACTCAAGTAAAAGGCCGCAAGCGTGTTTACTTTGCCGATAATGAAGCAACATTATTAGCAAACGGCAACACCACTAAGCCTAAAGCCATTCCACAAAGTCCTTTTTGGGTTATTACTAATAATAATACAAGCCGTAAAAGACAGATGGTTGAGCAGCTTATGAGCCGCATGAATTTCCAAGCAGAATTGATAGAAAAAGTAACAGGTTCAATTTAA
- a CDS encoding alpha/beta fold hydrolase — MSVQLNYKLEGAGHTIVLIHGLFGNLDNLGLLARDLKTDHQVLSIDLRNHGQSFHSDTHNYQAMAQDVAQLLNDLELKDVNVIGHSMGGKVAMALTQHLELNKLVVLDMAPVAYTQSRHDNVFAGLQAVIEERPTSRSDALKVLAKHIEIDGVRQFLTKSLFKSEQGIMEWRFNVASLLANYSQIIGWEPIDKTSVKTLLIKGGDSDYLTAEHQTAVQQQFSNAKAHVIANTGHWLHAEKPAEVLRAIRKFIA, encoded by the coding sequence ATGTCAGTACAGCTCAACTATAAATTAGAAGGTGCGGGTCACACCATTGTTTTGATCCATGGATTATTTGGTAATCTGGACAACCTTGGCTTGCTGGCTAGGGATCTAAAGACCGATCATCAAGTGCTCAGCATTGATCTGCGTAACCACGGTCAGTCCTTCCATAGCGATACTCACAACTATCAAGCAATGGCACAAGACGTTGCTCAGCTGTTGAATGATCTTGAACTAAAAGATGTCAATGTAATTGGTCACTCTATGGGTGGAAAAGTCGCAATGGCGCTTACCCAGCATCTTGAATTAAATAAGCTGGTTGTGTTGGATATGGCACCGGTCGCTTACACTCAAAGTCGTCACGACAACGTATTCGCAGGTCTACAAGCGGTAATAGAAGAACGACCAACGTCACGCTCAGACGCACTAAAGGTTCTCGCAAAACACATCGAGATAGATGGGGTTCGCCAGTTCCTAACCAAATCTTTGTTCAAATCAGAACAAGGCATCATGGAATGGCGCTTCAACGTTGCGTCACTGCTCGCCAATTATTCGCAGATCATTGGTTGGGAACCGATTGATAAAACCTCGGTCAAAACCTTGCTTATAAAAGGTGGGGATTCTGATTACCTCACGGCTGAACACCAAACCGCCGTTCAACAGCAGTTTTCCAACGCAAAGGCACATGTTATCGCCAATACTGGACACTGGTTACATGCTGAAAAACCAGCTGAAGTGCTCCGTGCAATCAGAAAATTCATCGCTTAA
- a CDS encoding DUF2788 domain-containing protein, translating to MLYDYMNIIESVGLDLLFAAIFFLIGMAIKDVLKEGNVPAFGRRIVWLVLFLGCAGFIAKGIIQLSWEGTGI from the coding sequence ATGCTTTACGACTACATGAACATCATTGAATCTGTTGGTTTAGATCTTCTGTTTGCCGCGATTTTCTTTCTAATCGGAATGGCAATTAAAGACGTTCTAAAGGAAGGAAATGTTCCTGCATTTGGTCGTCGCATCGTATGGTTAGTACTTTTCCTTGGCTGCGCAGGTTTTATCGCAAAAGGGATAATCCAATTAAGCTGGGAAGGAACTGGAATCTAA
- the fldA gene encoding flavodoxin FldA, producing MASVGLFFGSDTGNTEAVAKMIQKQLGKQLVQVQDIAKSSKEDIDNFDLLLLGIPTWYYGEAQCDWDDFFPELEAIDFSTKLVAIFGCGDQEDYAEYFCDAMGTIRDIVEAKGGTILGYTSTESYEFEASKGLVEGDDSQFVGLCIDEDRQPELTDERVTNWVKQIHEEMCLAELED from the coding sequence ATGGCAAGTGTAGGTCTCTTCTTTGGTAGCGATACAGGTAACACTGAAGCTGTTGCTAAGATGATTCAAAAGCAATTGGGCAAACAGCTCGTTCAAGTTCAAGACATTGCAAAAAGCAGCAAAGAAGATATCGATAACTTCGATCTACTGCTGCTTGGTATCCCTACGTGGTACTACGGCGAAGCACAATGTGATTGGGATGACTTTTTCCCTGAGCTAGAAGCTATTGATTTCTCAACGAAGCTTGTTGCTATCTTTGGTTGTGGCGACCAAGAAGATTACGCAGAATACTTCTGTGATGCTATGGGTACTATCCGTGACATCGTTGAAGCGAAAGGCGGTACTATCCTAGGTTACACATCAACTGAAAGCTACGAATTCGAAGCATCGAAAGGTTTAGTTGAAGGCGATGACAGCCAATTTGTTGGTCTGTGTATTGACGAAGATCGTCAACCAGAACTAACTGACGAGCGCGTAACTAACTGGGTTAAACAAATCCACGAAGAGATGTGCCTAGCAGAGCTAGAAGACTAA
- a CDS encoding DUF4442 domain-containing protein, whose amino-acid sequence MNKQLARIYKPNIVKFALNIWPPFWGAGIKIAHISADFRVVKTVLKLRWWNKNANRTQYGGSIFSLTDPVYSLMLMGILGERYYVWDKEASINFIKPGQSDLYADFEISQGQLDDIYRQTQLGEKCFPEFIIYVKDNKGNVVSEIQRTLYVRKKPQFREDDEEALEAEC is encoded by the coding sequence ATGAATAAGCAACTTGCAAGAATATATAAACCAAACATCGTAAAATTCGCTCTCAACATTTGGCCTCCTTTCTGGGGGGCTGGTATTAAGATAGCCCATATCAGTGCTGATTTTAGGGTAGTAAAGACAGTGCTTAAGCTACGTTGGTGGAATAAAAATGCCAATCGTACTCAATATGGCGGCAGTATATTTTCCCTAACCGATCCTGTTTACTCTTTGATGTTAATGGGTATTTTAGGAGAGAGATATTATGTTTGGGATAAAGAAGCAAGCATCAACTTTATCAAGCCAGGGCAATCTGACTTGTATGCTGATTTCGAGATAAGCCAAGGGCAACTTGATGATATCTACCGTCAAACTCAGTTAGGGGAGAAGTGCTTTCCTGAGTTTATTATCTACGTAAAAGATAACAAGGGGAATGTGGTATCAGAAATACAACGAACCCTATATGTGAGAAAGAAGCCTCAATTTAGAGAAGATGACGAAGAAGCTCTCGAAGCGGAATGTTAA
- the fcrX gene encoding ferric iron uptake transcriptional regulator FcrX — MSDNNQALKDAGLKVTLPRLKILEVLQQPDCQHISAEDLYKKLIDLGEEIGLATVYRVLNQFDDAGIVTRHHFEGGKSVFELSTQHHHDHLVCLDCGEVIEFSDDLIEERQKEIAQRYNVQLTNHSLYLYGKSITGDCKGNPEAHKAKK; from the coding sequence ATGTCAGACAATAATCAAGCGCTAAAAGATGCTGGTCTTAAAGTGACCCTCCCACGGCTCAAAATTTTAGAAGTATTACAACAACCAGACTGCCAACATATTAGTGCTGAAGATTTATATAAAAAGCTGATCGACTTAGGTGAAGAGATCGGTCTTGCGACCGTTTATCGCGTACTGAACCAATTCGATGATGCTGGCATTGTAACTCGCCACCACTTTGAAGGTGGTAAGTCTGTATTTGAACTTTCAACACAGCATCACCACGATCACCTAGTATGTTTAGACTGCGGTGAAGTTATCGAATTCTCTGATGATCTTATCGAAGAAAGACAAAAAGAAATCGCTCAACGCTACAACGTACAGTTAACTAACCATAGTTTATACCTGTATGGTAAAAGCATCACTGGGGATTGCAAAGGCAACCCAGAAGCACACAAAGCGAAGAAATAA
- the glnS gene encoding glutamine--tRNA ligase, giving the protein MSEAEARPSNFIRQIIDKDLADGTHSSVHTRFPPEPNGYLHIGHAKSICLNFGIAQDYQGQCNLRFDDTNPEKEDVEYVESIKNDVSWLGFEWSGDICYSSNYFDTLYAYAVELINKGLAYVDELSPDQIREYRGTLKEPGKASPYRDRSPEENLALFEKMRDGGFEEGKACLRAKIDMSSSFMVMRDPVIYRVRFAHHHQTADKWCIYPMYDFTHCISDALEGITHSICTLEFQDNRRLYDWVLDNITIDCQPRQYEFSRLNLEYTVMSKRKLNQLVVENLVEGWDDPRMPTISGLRRRGFTSSSIREFCKRIGVTKQENMIEFGSLESCIRDDLNENAPRAMAVLDPIKVVIENYDADTVETLTVANHPNKPEMGTREVPFTREVWIERDDFREEANKKYKRLVLGKEVRLRGAYVIKAERIEKDAEGNITTIFCSYDNETLGKNPADGRKVKGVIHWVSADKALPAEIRLYDRLFTVANPAAADDFAATLNPESLVTLNGFVEPSLAEGVAEQAYQFERTGYFCVDSKDSKADALVFNRTVGLRDTWGKTEA; this is encoded by the coding sequence ATGAGTGAAGCTGAGGCTCGTCCATCGAATTTCATTCGCCAAATTATCGATAAAGATTTAGCGGATGGTACACACAGTAGCGTGCATACTCGTTTCCCGCCGGAGCCAAATGGCTACCTGCACATTGGTCACGCTAAATCTATTTGCTTGAACTTTGGTATTGCTCAGGACTACCAGGGACAGTGTAATCTTCGTTTCGATGATACAAACCCTGAAAAAGAAGACGTTGAATACGTTGAGTCAATTAAGAATGATGTAAGCTGGTTAGGCTTCGAATGGTCTGGTGATATTTGTTACTCATCAAACTACTTCGATACGCTTTACGCTTATGCTGTGGAATTAATTAATAAAGGCTTAGCGTATGTTGACGAGCTAAGTCCTGATCAAATCCGTGAGTACCGTGGCACATTGAAAGAGCCTGGTAAAGCGAGTCCATATCGTGATCGCAGCCCTGAAGAAAACCTAGCGTTATTTGAGAAAATGCGTGACGGTGGCTTCGAGGAAGGCAAAGCATGTCTACGTGCTAAGATCGACATGAGCTCTTCATTCATGGTTATGCGCGATCCAGTTATTTACCGTGTTCGTTTTGCTCACCACCATCAGACTGCTGACAAGTGGTGCATTTACCCAATGTACGACTTCACTCACTGTATCTCTGATGCGCTAGAGGGTATTACGCACTCTATCTGTACTCTTGAGTTCCAAGACAACCGTCGTTTGTATGACTGGGTTCTAGATAACATCACGATTGATTGCCAACCTCGTCAATACGAGTTTAGTCGTCTGAATCTTGAATACACGGTAATGTCGAAGCGTAAGCTGAACCAACTTGTGGTTGAAAACCTAGTTGAAGGTTGGGACGATCCACGTATGCCAACTATCTCTGGTCTACGTCGTCGCGGTTTCACTTCAAGCTCTATCCGTGAATTCTGTAAGCGTATTGGTGTGACTAAGCAAGAGAACATGATTGAGTTCGGTTCACTTGAATCTTGTATCCGTGATGATCTCAACGAAAATGCACCTCGTGCAATGGCTGTTCTTGATCCGATCAAAGTCGTGATTGAAAACTACGACGCTGATACAGTAGAAACATTGACAGTGGCAAACCACCCGAACAAGCCAGAAATGGGTACTCGTGAAGTGCCATTTACACGCGAAGTTTGGATTGAACGTGACGACTTCCGTGAAGAAGCAAACAAGAAGTACAAGCGTTTGGTTCTAGGTAAAGAAGTTCGCCTGCGTGGTGCTTACGTGATTAAAGCTGAGCGTATCGAAAAAGATGCAGAAGGCAACATTACGACTATCTTCTGTTCTTACGACAATGAAACACTCGGTAAGAACCCTGCAGATGGCCGTAAAGTGAAAGGCGTTATCCACTGGGTATCGGCTGATAAAGCATTGCCTGCTGAGATTCGTTTGTACGATCGTCTATTCACTGTGGCAAACCCAGCCGCTGCTGATGACTTCGCTGCAACGCTTAACCCTGAGTCACTTGTTACGCTAAACGGTTTTGTTGAGCCTAGCCTAGCAGAAGGTGTGGCAGAGCAAGCGTATCAGTTTGAACGTACAGGTTACTTCTGCGTAGATTCGAAAGACTCGAAAGCAGACGCGCTAGTATTCAACCGTACGGTTGGCCTACGTGATACTTGGGGTAAAACTGAAGCTTAA
- the nagE gene encoding N-acetylglucosamine-specific PTS transporter subunit IIBC — translation MNILGYAQKLGKALMLPIATLPIAALLLRLGQGDLLDIPFMAEAGGAIFGNLPLLFGLGIAIGLSKDGNGAAGLAGAVAYFVLTATATTINADVNMSFFGGIFAGIIAGHSYNAFHATRLPEWLAFFAGKRLVPIMAGLFALVAGAVSGVVWPGIQSGLDALAHAVSTSGAVGQFVYGTLNRALIPVGLHHVLNSYFWFGMGTCQEIVVAGQGAFANITQLCVDPALAKTLVVGQEHTFTFANSVTPEITTVVKEVTDTVKSGDLHRFFGGDKGAGVFMNGFFPVMMFGLPGAALAMYLAAPAEKRSQVGGALFSVAFCSFLTGITEPLEFMFVFLAPALYAMHAVFTGLSLVVANMFGTLHGFGFSAGLIDFVLNWGLATKPFTLLLIGLGFGALYFFTFSFAIRAFNLKSPGREDDDEAVAAPAGDAPKGEVARQYLKALGGHENLTSIDACITRLRLTLKDRSIADEVVLKKLGAKGVVKLGENNLQVILGPLAEIVAGEMKAIGAGEDLSDVKLP, via the coding sequence GTGAATATTCTAGGATATGCACAGAAGCTGGGTAAGGCGTTAATGCTACCTATCGCAACGCTTCCGATTGCGGCGCTTCTATTACGTTTAGGTCAAGGCGATCTACTTGATATTCCATTCATGGCAGAAGCTGGTGGTGCTATCTTCGGTAACCTACCACTGCTATTTGGTCTAGGTATCGCGATTGGTCTTTCTAAAGATGGTAACGGCGCAGCGGGTCTTGCTGGTGCAGTTGCTTACTTCGTACTAACAGCGACAGCAACGACAATCAACGCTGACGTTAACATGTCATTCTTCGGCGGTATCTTCGCAGGTATCATCGCAGGTCACTCTTACAACGCTTTCCATGCAACACGCCTTCCTGAGTGGCTGGCTTTCTTTGCGGGTAAACGTTTAGTACCTATCATGGCCGGTCTATTTGCACTTGTTGCAGGTGCAGTGTCTGGTGTGGTTTGGCCTGGTATTCAATCTGGTCTAGATGCATTAGCTCACGCGGTATCAACGTCTGGTGCTGTTGGCCAATTCGTTTACGGTACTCTTAACCGTGCACTTATCCCTGTAGGTCTACACCACGTATTGAACTCATACTTCTGGTTCGGTATGGGTACATGTCAAGAAATCGTCGTTGCTGGTCAAGGCGCATTCGCTAACATCACTCAACTTTGTGTTGACCCTGCACTTGCTAAAACTCTAGTTGTTGGCCAAGAGCACACATTCACATTCGCTAACTCTGTAACTCCAGAAATCACTACTGTAGTTAAAGAAGTGACTGACACTGTTAAATCTGGCGACCTACACCGTTTCTTCGGTGGCGATAAAGGCGCTGGCGTATTCATGAACGGTTTCTTCCCAGTAATGATGTTCGGTCTGCCTGGTGCTGCTCTTGCAATGTACCTAGCTGCTCCTGCTGAAAAACGTAGCCAAGTTGGTGGCGCACTGTTCTCAGTTGCATTCTGTTCATTCCTAACAGGTATCACAGAGCCGCTAGAATTCATGTTCGTATTCCTAGCTCCTGCTCTATACGCAATGCACGCTGTATTTACAGGTCTGTCTCTAGTTGTTGCTAACATGTTTGGTACTCTGCACGGTTTCGGTTTCTCTGCTGGTCTAATCGACTTCGTATTGAACTGGGGTCTAGCAACTAAACCATTCACTCTACTATTGATTGGCTTAGGATTCGGTGCTCTATACTTCTTCACTTTCTCTTTCGCAATCCGCGCTTTCAACTTGAAATCGCCAGGTCGTGAAGATGATGACGAAGCTGTAGCTGCTCCTGCTGGCGACGCTCCAAAAGGTGAAGTTGCTCGTCAATACCTTAAAGCTCTAGGTGGTCACGAAAACCTGACTTCAATCGATGCTTGTATCACTCGTCTACGTCTAACGCTAAAAGACCGCTCTATCGCTGATGAAGTTGTTCTTAAGAAACTTGGCGCTAAAGGTGTGGTTAAACTGGGTGAGAACAACCTTCAGGTTATCCTAGGCCCACTAGCTGAAATCGTAGCTGGCGAAATGAAAGCTATCGGTGCTGGTGAAGACCTATCTGATGTAAAACTTCCATAG
- the nagA gene encoding N-acetylglucosamine-6-phosphate deacetylase, protein MYALSNCKIYTGSDVLTDHAVVIENELIKKVCPISELPEGIEVRDLDGANLSPGFIDLQLNGCGGVMLNDEITADTMQIMHKANLKSGCTSFLPTLITSSDEDMRAVITAAREYHNKYQNQSLGLHLEGPYLNVAKKGIHSVDHIRKSDSEMIELICENSDLVAKVTLAPELNDPEHIERLRKAGVVVSIGHTNATYAEARQGFESGITFATHLFNAMTPMVGREPGVVGAIYDTPEVYAGIIADGFHVDYANIRIAHKIKGEKLVLVTDATAPAGADMEYFIFVGKKVYYRDGKCVDENGTLGGSALTMIEAVQNTVEHAGIALDEALRMATLYPATAIGVESKLGRIKKGMVANLAVFDRDFNVKATVVNGQYEHN, encoded by the coding sequence ATGTACGCGCTAAGTAACTGTAAAATTTACACTGGTAGTGATGTTCTGACCGATCATGCTGTTGTAATCGAAAACGAACTGATCAAAAAAGTCTGTCCTATCTCTGAATTGCCAGAAGGAATCGAGGTTCGCGATCTAGACGGAGCAAACCTAAGCCCAGGTTTCATTGACCTACAACTGAATGGTTGTGGCGGTGTAATGCTTAACGATGAGATCACAGCAGACACCATGCAGATCATGCACAAAGCAAACCTTAAATCTGGCTGTACTAGCTTCTTACCAACGTTAATCACTTCATCAGATGAAGATATGCGTGCGGTTATCACTGCAGCTCGCGAGTACCACAATAAATACCAGAACCAATCTTTAGGCCTACACCTTGAAGGTCCATACCTAAACGTTGCGAAAAAAGGCATCCATAGCGTCGATCACATCCGCAAATCTGATAGCGAAATGATTGAGCTGATTTGTGAGAACAGTGACCTTGTTGCGAAAGTAACACTGGCTCCTGAGCTTAACGACCCAGAGCACATCGAGCGTCTGCGTAAAGCTGGCGTCGTTGTTTCTATTGGTCACACCAACGCAACGTACGCAGAAGCGCGTCAAGGCTTTGAGTCAGGTATTACATTTGCAACTCACCTGTTCAACGCGATGACTCCTATGGTTGGCCGTGAACCAGGCGTTGTTGGTGCGATTTACGATACTCCTGAAGTTTATGCGGGCATTATCGCTGACGGCTTCCACGTTGATTACGCAAACATTCGAATTGCGCACAAAATCAAGGGAGAAAAGCTTGTATTAGTGACGGATGCCACAGCTCCTGCAGGTGCTGACATGGAATACTTTATTTTTGTCGGTAAGAAAGTATATTACCGTGATGGTAAGTGTGTTGATGAAAACGGCACACTAGGCGGCTCAGCTCTGACTATGATTGAAGCAGTTCAGAATACAGTTGAGCACGCTGGTATCGCTTTAGACGAAGCTCTTCGCATGGCTACTCTATACCCAGCTACGGCTATCGGTGTAGAAAGCAAGCTAGGTCGAATCAAAAAAGGCATGGTTGCAAACCTTGCTGTATTTGACCGAGATTTTAACGTTAAAGCGACTGTTGTTAACGGACAATACGAGCACAATTAA